A single region of the Brienomyrus brachyistius isolate T26 chromosome 10, BBRACH_0.4, whole genome shotgun sequence genome encodes:
- the fabp6 gene encoding LOW QUALITY PROTEIN: gastrotropin (The sequence of the model RefSeq protein was modified relative to this genomic sequence to represent the inferred CDS: deleted 2 bases in 1 codon) translates to MSFTGKYEIESQENYDEFLKLVGLPDDVIEKGRNFKVITEVVQDGSTFVWSQTYPNKTVTNKFVIGQECEMEALAGKKSKVTVTMEGSKFVRSFPKYHLTAEVCGDKLVECSTASTEQGNVTLKRTSKRI, encoded by the exons ATGTCCTTCACCGGCAAGTACGAGATCGAGAGCCAGGAGAACTACGACGAGTTCCTCAAGCTGGTCG GCCTTCCCGACGATGTCATCGAGAAGGGCCGTAACTTCAAGGTCATCACGGAGGTGGTTCAGGATGGCAGCACGTTCGTCTGGTCCCAGACATACCCCAACAAGACCGTGACCAACAAGTTCGTCATCGGCCAGGAGTGCGAGATGGAAGCGTTAGCTGGCAAGAAGTCCAAG GTCACCGTCACCATGGAGGGAAGCAAGTTTGTCCGTAGC TTCCCCAAATATCACCTCACAGCTGAGGTCTGTGGGGACAAGCTGGTGGAG TGCTCGACGGCTTCCACAGAGCAGGGCAATGTAACCCTGAAGAGAACCAGCAAGCGGATCTAG